In Salmo salar chromosome ssa03, Ssal_v3.1, whole genome shotgun sequence, a single genomic region encodes these proteins:
- the prmt1 gene encoding protein arginine N-methyltransferase 1 — protein MAETTDRMEGESSAKPAAEDMTSKDYYFDSYAHFGIHEEMLKDEVRTLTYRNSMFHNKHLFKDKVVLDVGSGTGILCMFAAKAGAKKVIGIECSSISDYAVKIVKANKMDHIVTIIKGKVEEVDLPVEGVDIIISEWMGYCLFYESMLNTVIYARDKWLKPEGLIFPDRATLYVTAIEDRQYKDYKIHWWENVYGFDMSCIKEVAIKEPLVDVVDPKQLVSSACLIKEVDIYTVKIDDLSFTSPFCLQVKRNDYIHALVTYFNIEFTRCHKRTGFSTSPESPYTHWKQTVFYLDDYLTVKTGEEIFGNINMKPNVKNNRDLDFTVDIDFKGQLCEVSKTSEYRMR, from the exons ATGGCGGAGACTACGGACAGAATGGAG GGGGAGAGCTCGGCCAAGCCAGCAGCAGAAGACATGACTTCTAAGGACTACTACTTTGACTCATATGCCCACTTCGGTATCCATGAG GAGATGCTGAAAGATGAGGTGCGCACCCTGACCTACCGGAACTCAATGTTCCACAACAAGCACCTGTTCAAGGACAAGGTGGTGTTGGACGTGGGCAGTGGGACTGGCATCCTCTGCATGTTTGCAGCCAAAGCGGGGGCTAAGAAAGTCATAGGC ATTGAGTGCAGCAGTATTTCTGACTATGCTGTGAAGATTGTCAAGGCCAACAAAATGGACCATA TTGTGACCATCATCAAGGggaaggtggaggaggtggacctCCCTGTAGAGGGAGTGGACATTATCATCTCAGAGTGGATGGGCTACTGCCTCTTCTATGAGTCCATGCTCAACACTGTCATCTACGCCAGGGACAAGTGGCTG AAACCAGAGGGCCTGATTTTCCCAGACAGGGCTACCCTGTATGTCACAGCCATTGAGGACAGGCAGTACAAGGACTATAAAATCCACT GGTGGGAGAATGTGTATGGTTTTGATATGTCCTGCATCAAGGAGGTGGCCATCAAGGAGCCCCTAGTGGATGTGGTGGACCCCAAACAGCTGGTCAGCAGCGCCTGCCTCATCAAG GAGGTGGACATCTACACAGTGAAGATCGACGACCTGTCCTTCACCTCGCCCTTCTGCTTGCAGGTGAAGAGGAATGATTACATCCACGCTCTCGTCACGTACTTCAACATCGAGTTCACGCGCTGTCACAAGAGGACGGGCTTCTCCACCA GTCCAGAGTCCCCCTACACCCACTGGAAACAGACTGTATTCTACCTGGACGACTATCTGACtgtgaagactggagaggagatcTTCGGCAACATCAATATGAAGCCCAATGTCAAAAACAAC AGAGACCTGGACTTCACCGTTGACATAGACTTCAAGGGTCAGCTCTGTGAGGTGTCCAAGACCTCAGAGTACAGAATGCGTTAG
- the prmt1 gene encoding protein arginine N-methyltransferase 1 isoform X2, protein MAETTDRMEGESSAKPAAEDMTSKDYYFDSYAHFGIHEEMLKDEVRTLTYRNSMFHNKHLFKDKVVLDVGSGTGILCMFAAKAGAKKVIGIECSSISDYAVKIVKANKMDHIVTIIKGKVEEVDLPVEGVDIIISEWMGYCLFYESMLNTVIYARDKWLKPEGLIFPDRATLYVTAIEDRQYKDYKIHCENSSKFWGWENVYGFDMSCIKEVAIKEPLVDVVDPKQLVSSACLIKEVDIYTVKIDDLSFTSPFCLQVKRNDYIHALVTYFNIEFTRCHKRTGFSTSPESPYTHWKQTVFYLDDYLTVKTGEEIFGNINMKPNVKNNRDLDFTVDIDFKGQLCEVSKTSEYRMR, encoded by the exons ATGGCGGAGACTACGGACAGAATGGAG GGGGAGAGCTCGGCCAAGCCAGCAGCAGAAGACATGACTTCTAAGGACTACTACTTTGACTCATATGCCCACTTCGGTATCCATGAG GAGATGCTGAAAGATGAGGTGCGCACCCTGACCTACCGGAACTCAATGTTCCACAACAAGCACCTGTTCAAGGACAAGGTGGTGTTGGACGTGGGCAGTGGGACTGGCATCCTCTGCATGTTTGCAGCCAAAGCGGGGGCTAAGAAAGTCATAGGC ATTGAGTGCAGCAGTATTTCTGACTATGCTGTGAAGATTGTCAAGGCCAACAAAATGGACCATA TTGTGACCATCATCAAGGggaaggtggaggaggtggacctCCCTGTAGAGGGAGTGGACATTATCATCTCAGAGTGGATGGGCTACTGCCTCTTCTATGAGTCCATGCTCAACACTGTCATCTACGCCAGGGACAAGTGGCTG AAACCAGAGGGCCTGATTTTCCCAGACAGGGCTACCCTGTATGTCACAGCCATTGAGGACAGGCAGTACAAGGACTATAAAATCCACTGTGAGAATTCCTCTAAATTTTGGG GGTGGGAGAATGTGTATGGTTTTGATATGTCCTGCATCAAGGAGGTGGCCATCAAGGAGCCCCTAGTGGATGTGGTGGACCCCAAACAGCTGGTCAGCAGCGCCTGCCTCATCAAG GAGGTGGACATCTACACAGTGAAGATCGACGACCTGTCCTTCACCTCGCCCTTCTGCTTGCAGGTGAAGAGGAATGATTACATCCACGCTCTCGTCACGTACTTCAACATCGAGTTCACGCGCTGTCACAAGAGGACGGGCTTCTCCACCA GTCCAGAGTCCCCCTACACCCACTGGAAACAGACTGTATTCTACCTGGACGACTATCTGACtgtgaagactggagaggagatcTTCGGCAACATCAATATGAAGCCCAATGTCAAAAACAAC AGAGACCTGGACTTCACCGTTGACATAGACTTCAAGGGTCAGCTCTGTGAGGTGTCCAAGACCTCAGAGTACAGAATGCGTTAG
- the prmt1 gene encoding protein arginine N-methyltransferase 1 isoform X3: MAETTDRMEISQGESSAKPAAEDMTSKDYYFDSYAHFGIHEEMLKDEVRTLTYRNSMFHNKHLFKDKVVLDVGSGTGILCMFAAKAGAKKVIGIECSSISDYAVKIVKANKMDHIVTIIKGKVEEVDLPVEGVDIIISEWMGYCLFYESMLNTVIYARDKWLKPEGLIFPDRATLYVTAIEDRQYKDYKIHWWENVYGFDMSCIKEVAIKEPLVDVVDPKQLVSSACLIKEVDIYTVKIDDLSFTSPFCLQVKRNDYIHALVTYFNIEFTRCHKRTGFSTSPESPYTHWKQTVFYLDDYLTVKTGEEIFGNINMKPNVKNNRDLDFTVDIDFKGQLCEVSKTSEYRMR; this comes from the exons ATGGCGGAGACTACGGACAGAATGGAG ATTTCTCAGGGGGAGAGCTCGGCCAAGCCAGCAGCAGAAGACATGACTTCTAAGGACTACTACTTTGACTCATATGCCCACTTCGGTATCCATGAG GAGATGCTGAAAGATGAGGTGCGCACCCTGACCTACCGGAACTCAATGTTCCACAACAAGCACCTGTTCAAGGACAAGGTGGTGTTGGACGTGGGCAGTGGGACTGGCATCCTCTGCATGTTTGCAGCCAAAGCGGGGGCTAAGAAAGTCATAGGC ATTGAGTGCAGCAGTATTTCTGACTATGCTGTGAAGATTGTCAAGGCCAACAAAATGGACCATA TTGTGACCATCATCAAGGggaaggtggaggaggtggacctCCCTGTAGAGGGAGTGGACATTATCATCTCAGAGTGGATGGGCTACTGCCTCTTCTATGAGTCCATGCTCAACACTGTCATCTACGCCAGGGACAAGTGGCTG AAACCAGAGGGCCTGATTTTCCCAGACAGGGCTACCCTGTATGTCACAGCCATTGAGGACAGGCAGTACAAGGACTATAAAATCCACT GGTGGGAGAATGTGTATGGTTTTGATATGTCCTGCATCAAGGAGGTGGCCATCAAGGAGCCCCTAGTGGATGTGGTGGACCCCAAACAGCTGGTCAGCAGCGCCTGCCTCATCAAG GAGGTGGACATCTACACAGTGAAGATCGACGACCTGTCCTTCACCTCGCCCTTCTGCTTGCAGGTGAAGAGGAATGATTACATCCACGCTCTCGTCACGTACTTCAACATCGAGTTCACGCGCTGTCACAAGAGGACGGGCTTCTCCACCA GTCCAGAGTCCCCCTACACCCACTGGAAACAGACTGTATTCTACCTGGACGACTATCTGACtgtgaagactggagaggagatcTTCGGCAACATCAATATGAAGCCCAATGTCAAAAACAAC AGAGACCTGGACTTCACCGTTGACATAGACTTCAAGGGTCAGCTCTGTGAGGTGTCCAAGACCTCAGAGTACAGAATGCGTTAG
- the prmt1 gene encoding protein arginine N-methyltransferase 1 isoform X1 — protein sequence MAETTDRMEISQGESSAKPAAEDMTSKDYYFDSYAHFGIHEEMLKDEVRTLTYRNSMFHNKHLFKDKVVLDVGSGTGILCMFAAKAGAKKVIGIECSSISDYAVKIVKANKMDHIVTIIKGKVEEVDLPVEGVDIIISEWMGYCLFYESMLNTVIYARDKWLKPEGLIFPDRATLYVTAIEDRQYKDYKIHCENSSKFWGWENVYGFDMSCIKEVAIKEPLVDVVDPKQLVSSACLIKEVDIYTVKIDDLSFTSPFCLQVKRNDYIHALVTYFNIEFTRCHKRTGFSTSPESPYTHWKQTVFYLDDYLTVKTGEEIFGNINMKPNVKNNRDLDFTVDIDFKGQLCEVSKTSEYRMR from the exons ATGGCGGAGACTACGGACAGAATGGAG ATTTCTCAGGGGGAGAGCTCGGCCAAGCCAGCAGCAGAAGACATGACTTCTAAGGACTACTACTTTGACTCATATGCCCACTTCGGTATCCATGAG GAGATGCTGAAAGATGAGGTGCGCACCCTGACCTACCGGAACTCAATGTTCCACAACAAGCACCTGTTCAAGGACAAGGTGGTGTTGGACGTGGGCAGTGGGACTGGCATCCTCTGCATGTTTGCAGCCAAAGCGGGGGCTAAGAAAGTCATAGGC ATTGAGTGCAGCAGTATTTCTGACTATGCTGTGAAGATTGTCAAGGCCAACAAAATGGACCATA TTGTGACCATCATCAAGGggaaggtggaggaggtggacctCCCTGTAGAGGGAGTGGACATTATCATCTCAGAGTGGATGGGCTACTGCCTCTTCTATGAGTCCATGCTCAACACTGTCATCTACGCCAGGGACAAGTGGCTG AAACCAGAGGGCCTGATTTTCCCAGACAGGGCTACCCTGTATGTCACAGCCATTGAGGACAGGCAGTACAAGGACTATAAAATCCACTGTGAGAATTCCTCTAAATTTTGGG GGTGGGAGAATGTGTATGGTTTTGATATGTCCTGCATCAAGGAGGTGGCCATCAAGGAGCCCCTAGTGGATGTGGTGGACCCCAAACAGCTGGTCAGCAGCGCCTGCCTCATCAAG GAGGTGGACATCTACACAGTGAAGATCGACGACCTGTCCTTCACCTCGCCCTTCTGCTTGCAGGTGAAGAGGAATGATTACATCCACGCTCTCGTCACGTACTTCAACATCGAGTTCACGCGCTGTCACAAGAGGACGGGCTTCTCCACCA GTCCAGAGTCCCCCTACACCCACTGGAAACAGACTGTATTCTACCTGGACGACTATCTGACtgtgaagactggagaggagatcTTCGGCAACATCAATATGAAGCCCAATGTCAAAAACAAC AGAGACCTGGACTTCACCGTTGACATAGACTTCAAGGGTCAGCTCTGTGAGGTGTCCAAGACCTCAGAGTACAGAATGCGTTAG